The following are encoded together in the Microcoleus sp. FACHB-68 genome:
- the ilvN gene encoding acetolactate synthase small subunit: MKHTLSVLVEDEAGVLTRIAGLFARRGFNIESLAVGPAEQMGISRITMVVPGDDRIIEQLTKQLYKLINVLKVQDITEIPCVERELMLVKVNANSNNRSEVIELAQIFRARVVDVAEDSLTLEVVGDPGKMVAIVQVLNKFGIREIARTGKIALTRESGVNTEFLKSLEAKI; the protein is encoded by the coding sequence ATGAAACACACCCTTTCCGTCCTAGTTGAAGATGAAGCGGGAGTCCTGACCCGCATTGCCGGCTTGTTTGCCCGTCGCGGTTTTAATATTGAAAGCTTAGCCGTTGGGCCGGCTGAGCAAATGGGAATTTCTCGGATTACGATGGTCGTACCCGGTGATGACCGGATTATTGAGCAACTCACCAAGCAGCTCTATAAACTGATTAACGTCCTGAAAGTACAGGACATCACCGAGATTCCCTGTGTCGAGAGAGAGTTAATGCTCGTCAAGGTTAATGCCAATAGCAACAACCGCTCAGAAGTGATTGAACTGGCCCAGATTTTCCGCGCCCGCGTCGTGGATGTTGCAGAAGACTCACTCACTTTGGAAGTGGTGGGAGATCCGGGCAAAATGGTCGCGATTGTGCAGGTACTTAACAAATTTGGCATTCGTGAAATTGCCCGCACCGGCAAAATTGCTCTCACCCGCGAATCAGGCGTCAATACCGAGTTTCTCAAGTCTTTGGAAGCCAAGATTTAG
- a CDS encoding BON domain-containing protein has translation MGWLKRLFGLEKPQNQQATVQAPDQPQQSYTVPAAPQTPDIPPERLGLSGEYDQSGLAKRVALAFDEDAEVADLDRVWVAQTGGTVVLKGDVPSQDKLNKLVSIAKGTYGATGVETDQVNVG, from the coding sequence ATGGGTTGGTTAAAAAGATTATTTGGGCTGGAAAAACCACAGAATCAGCAGGCTACCGTTCAGGCACCTGATCAACCGCAGCAGAGTTATACAGTGCCGGCTGCACCACAAACACCGGATATCCCACCAGAACGGTTAGGCTTGAGTGGAGAATATGACCAAAGCGGTCTCGCCAAGCGAGTCGCTTTAGCGTTTGATGAAGATGCAGAAGTCGCTGACCTGGACAGAGTCTGGGTGGCTCAAACCGGCGGCACCGTTGTATTAAAAGGAGACGTTCCCAGCCAGGATAAGCTGAACAAACTGGTGTCCATCGCAAAGGGAACTTACGGTGCTACGGGTGTTGAAACCGATCAAGTCAACGTAGGCTAG